In Excalfactoria chinensis isolate bCotChi1 chromosome 20, bCotChi1.hap2, whole genome shotgun sequence, a genomic segment contains:
- the C1QB gene encoding complement C1q subcomponent subunit B, with protein MQTMWVVLICFTGGQLASATLCKTYGTIPGIPGSPGQPGINGRDGENGPKGEPGPPGLVEHEQDIGEKGDPGEPGYPGKVGPRGPPGSKGFPGPVGPPGPPGDPGDYKVTLKSAFSAARTISIFPRREQPIRFDRIITNENRHYENRYGRFTCQVPGVYYFTYHVTSKGNLCLRMKKGRGGSKGEKVVTFCDYVQSSYQVTTGGVVLRLAANESVWLEPTEKNSVVGIEGADSIFSGFLIFPEA; from the exons ATGCAGACCATGTGggtggtgttgatctgcttCACCGGAGGGCAGCTGGCAAGTGCCACGCTCTGCAAGACTTATGGCACCATCCCAGGCATCCCGGGGTCACCAGGCCAACCTGGCATCAATGGCAGAGATGGGGAGAATGGTCCAAAGGGCGAGCCAG GTCCTCCTGGACTCGTGGAGCACGAACAGGACATTGGCGAGAAGGGAGACCCAGGAGAACCAGGATATCCTGGGAAGGTTGGCCCCAGAGGGCCCCCAGGTTCAAAGGGGTTTCCAGGCCCCGTGGGACCCCCTGGCCCCCCGGGAGACCCTGGTGACTACAAGGTCACCCTCAAGTCTGCCTTCTCAGCTGCCAGGACCATCAGCATCTTCCCACGCCGGGAGCAGCCCATCCGCTTCGACCGCATCATCACCAATGAGAACAGACACTATGAGAACCGGTACGGCCGCTTCACCTGCCAGGTCCCTGGTGTCTATTACTTTACCTACCACGTCACATCTAAAGGCAACCTGTGCCTCAGAATGAAGAAGGGACGGGGTGGCAGCAAGGGCGAGAAGGTGGTGACGTTCTGTGACTATGTGCAAAGCAGCTACCAGGTCACCACGGGAGGTGTGGTGCTCAGGTTGGCAGCCAATGAGTCTGTCTGGTTGGAGCCAACAGAGAAGAACTCTGTCGTGGGGATCGAAGGGGCTGACAGCATCTTCTCCGGGTTCCTGATTTTCCCTGAGGCTTAG
- the LOC140261219 gene encoding complement C1q subcomponent subunit C-like, translating into MGQSFREHLHLALILLFLRLESAVTSEPLHSCYGAPGLPGLPGVPGRDGRDGLKGAKGEPGIPAIPSMQGPKGMKGEPGSPGLRGKMGPIGPAGPPGDPGVIGAAGQQGLPGSFKGMHQSAFSVTRQTGVNPMKNVPVIFNNVITNINNVYSTTTGKFTSKISGFYYFVYHSSMERNLCVLLFQDKVKKASFCDHKTNNIQVTSGGVLLHLETGNQVWLEVNDYNGMVGTGESDSIFSGFLLFPD; encoded by the exons ATGGGGCAGAGTTTTAGGGAGCACCTCCATCTCGCCCTCATCCTTCTCTTTCTGCGTCTGGAGTCTGCAGTGACCAGTGAACCCCTGCATAGCTGCTATGGGGCTCCAGGCCTGCCAGGCCTGCCAGGTGTGCCAGGCAGGGACGGCCGGGATGGGCTGAAAGGAGCCAAAGGCGAGCCAG GTATTCCGGCCATTCCTTCCATGCAAGGTCCCAAGGGCATGAAGGGGGAGCCTGGCAGCCCAGGTTTGAGAGGCAAGATGGGCCCCATCGGTCCTGCTGGTCCCCCTGGAGACCCAGGGGTGATAGGTGCTGCTGGACAGCAGGGGCTGCCGGGTAGCTTCAAGGGGATGCACCAGTCTGCATTCTCAGTGACGAGACAGACTGGTGTGAACCCCATGAAGAACGTCCCCGTGATCTTCAACAATGTCATCACCAACATCAACAACGTCTACAGCACCACTACAGGCAAGTTCACCAGCAAGATCTCCGGCTTCTACTACTTTGTCTACCACAGCTCAATGGAAAGGAACCTCTGCGTCCTCCTGTTCCAGGATAAGGTTAAGAAGGCCAGCTTCTGTGACCACAAGACCAACAACATCCAGGTTACTTCTGGAGGAGTCCTCCTCCATCTGGAGACTGGGAACCAGGTCTGGCTGGAGGTGAATGATTACAATGGCATGGTGGGCACTGGTGAATCCGACAGCATCTTCTCAGGGTTCCTGCTCTTCCCAGACTAG
- the C1QA gene encoding complement C1q subcomponent subunit A: MQLSLWLVTSSLAAVLGMELLEDEVCRAPNGKDGFPGIPGLNGRPGQKGDVGEPGKSAPRTGIRGPKGDKGESGPPGIPGNQGYHGPPGPPGLPGKLGLKGAKGNTGSFQQQRHPAFSASRLTPPSRGTTVVFDNVITNEEGSYSPQTGVFTCSIPGIYYFAYQVISSGDLCLSITKNMERVVSFCDNNSRNILQVNSGSSVLSLAVGDQVSVNTIPTKGNMIYQGSEADSVFSGFMLYPQMG; encoded by the exons ATGCAGCTCAGCCTTTGGCTGGTGACCAGCTccctggcagcagtgctgggcatgGAACTGCTTGAGGATGAGGTGTGTCGGGCACCGAATGGCAAGGATGGCTTCCCAGGGATTCCTGGCCTCAACGGGAGGCCAGGGCAGAAGGGTGACGTGGGAGAGCCAG GGAAATCGGCACCAAGGACGGGCATCCGAGGACCCAAAGGAGACAAAGGTGAATCGGGGCCTCCTGGCATCCCAGGGAACCAGGGCTACCACGGTCCACCGGGTCCTCCAGGGCTGCCAGGGAAGCTGGGGCTCAAAGGGGCCAAGGGGAACACTggcagcttccagcagcagcgGCATCCTGCCTTCTCTGCTTCGCGGTTGACACCGCCATCCCGCGGCACCACGGTGGTGTTTGACAACGTCATCACCAACGAGGAGGGCTCCTACAGCCCCCAGACGGGGGTGTTCacctgcagcatccctgggaTTTACTACTTCGCTTACCAAGTGATCTCCAGTGGGGACCTCTGCCTGAGCATCACCAAGAACATGGAGCGCGTGGTCAGCTTCTGTGACAACAACAGCCGCAACATCCTGCAGGTGAACTCGGGCAGCAGCGTGCTGAGCCTGGCCGTGGGTGACCAGGTGTCTGTGAACACCATCCCGACAAAGGGCAACATGATTTACCAAGGCTCTGAGGCAGACAGTGTCTTCAGCGGCTTCATGCTGTACCCACAGATGGGCTGA